The following proteins come from a genomic window of Synechococcus sp. BIOS-E4-1:
- a CDS encoding Photosystem I reaction center subunit III, with amino-acid sequence MRRFFALALSALLVFGFAPVARADVAGLTPCSESARFQQRASAASTPQAVARFKMYSKASCGEDGLPHLIVDGRWNHAGDFVLPGLMFLYITGTIGWAGRDYLKAIRGRKDQNMLEIQLDMKLALNSVVKAATWPVAAIAEFNSGKLTESDSKITVSPR; translated from the coding sequence ATGCGTCGTTTCTTCGCTCTCGCGCTTTCGGCCCTGCTGGTGTTCGGTTTCGCACCGGTCGCCAGAGCTGATGTAGCAGGGCTGACTCCCTGTTCTGAAAGTGCACGTTTCCAGCAACGTGCCAGTGCAGCCTCAACGCCACAGGCCGTCGCCCGCTTCAAGATGTACAGCAAAGCCTCCTGTGGTGAGGATGGTCTTCCCCATCTGATCGTTGACGGTCGTTGGAACCATGCTGGTGATTTCGTACTCCCAGGACTGATGTTCCTTTACATCACCGGAACCATTGGCTGGGCCGGACGTGACTATCTCAAGGCCATTCGCGGTCGCAAGGATCAGAACATGCTTGAGATCCAGCTGGACATGAAACTTGCGTTGAACTCCGTTGTCAAAGCAGCCACATGGCCTGTTGCTGCCATTGCAGAGTTCAACAGTGGCAAGCTGACTGAAAGTGATTCGAAAATCACAGTTTCACCCCGCTGA
- the tsaD gene encoding tRNA (adenosine(37)-N6)-threonylcarbamoyltransferase complex transferase subunit TsaD, whose protein sequence is MAKVLALETSCDESAAAVVEQSGGRLQVLSHRIASQIEEHAQWGGVVPEIASRRHVEALPHLIGQALNDAELPISDLDAVAATVTPGLVGALMVGSLTGRTLAALHNRPFIAIHHLEAHLASVRLALSPPAPPYLVLLVSGGHTELIRVEATGALERLGRSHDDAAGEAFDKVARLLGLEYPGGPAIQAAAVEGDVRRFNLPKGRVSKPGGGYYPYDFSFSGLKTAMLRQVEACRTWDQPLPLADLAASFQQVVVDVLVDRSLRCCCDLHLSTLVMVGGVAANQRLRECMHARGAEQGVEVHLAPLSYCTDNAAMVGAAALGRLNSAAISSSLALGVSARWALENCAPMYQSNPPF, encoded by the coding sequence ATGGCCAAGGTGCTAGCCCTCGAAACAAGTTGTGACGAGTCTGCCGCGGCTGTTGTGGAACAGAGCGGAGGTCGCCTGCAGGTGCTGTCGCATCGGATTGCATCCCAGATTGAGGAACATGCCCAGTGGGGCGGAGTGGTGCCGGAGATCGCCTCACGCAGGCACGTGGAAGCACTGCCTCATTTGATCGGTCAGGCGCTCAATGACGCAGAACTGCCGATCAGCGATCTGGATGCCGTTGCTGCCACTGTGACCCCAGGCCTTGTTGGGGCCCTGATGGTGGGTTCCTTGACGGGCCGCACTCTGGCGGCGCTTCACAACCGACCTTTCATTGCCATTCACCATCTTGAAGCCCATCTGGCCTCGGTTCGGCTGGCGTTGTCCCCGCCAGCCCCGCCTTATCTCGTTCTGCTGGTGAGCGGTGGGCACACGGAACTGATACGTGTCGAGGCAACAGGAGCGCTGGAGCGGCTCGGTCGCAGCCATGACGACGCCGCTGGTGAGGCCTTCGACAAGGTTGCTCGTCTACTGGGGCTGGAGTACCCAGGAGGGCCGGCAATTCAGGCTGCTGCCGTTGAGGGTGATGTCAGACGCTTCAACCTTCCGAAAGGTCGCGTCTCAAAACCTGGAGGGGGCTATTACCCCTACGACTTTTCTTTTAGTGGCCTCAAAACGGCCATGCTTCGCCAGGTTGAGGCTTGTCGGACTTGGGATCAGCCACTGCCCCTGGCCGATCTGGCCGCCAGCTTCCAGCAGGTTGTTGTGGATGTACTGGTCGATCGCAGCCTCCGATGCTGTTGCGATCTTCATCTGTCAACACTGGTGATGGTGGGCGGCGTGGCCGCCAATCAACGGTTGCGTGAATGCATGCATGCCAGAGGTGCTGAACAGGGAGTTGAGGTGCACCTGGCACCACTCAGCTATTGCACCGATAACGCAGCGATGGTGGGTGCAGCTGCGCTTGGACGTTTGAACTCCGCAGCCATCTCCAGTTCATTGGCTCTGGGCGTTTCAGCACGCTGGGCTCTCGAAAACTGCGCTCCTATGTATCAATCGAATCCGCCTTTCTGA
- the psaJ gene encoding photosystem I reaction center subunit IX — MKKFLSTAPVVAAIWFTLTAGILIEWNRFFPDLLFHPL, encoded by the coding sequence ATGAAAAAATTTCTCTCCACTGCACCTGTGGTTGCCGCCATCTGGTTCACGTTGACGGCAGGCATCCTGATCGAGTGGAACAGATTCTTCCCCGACCTGCTGTTCCACCCGCTCTGA
- the gmk gene encoding guanylate kinase, which yields MATTDLRARLTLLTGPSGVGKGTLVTRLLERHPQLWLSVSATTRAPREGEKDGIHYFFHSRESFDQLVSEGGLLEWAEFAGNCYGTPKQPVLERLESGTPVLLEIELEGARQVRGSFPQALQIFLAPPSFAELEQRIRGRGTEEEAAIARRLDRAKTELKAQQEFDAVVINDDLQTALDELERLMGLAAA from the coding sequence ATGGCAACGACTGATCTCCGCGCCAGGCTCACTTTGCTGACAGGCCCCAGCGGCGTTGGCAAAGGGACTCTGGTGACACGCTTACTTGAGCGTCATCCGCAGCTCTGGCTTTCCGTTTCGGCCACCACCCGGGCTCCTCGCGAGGGTGAAAAGGATGGCATTCATTACTTCTTCCACTCGCGTGAATCATTTGACCAACTGGTCAGCGAGGGAGGGTTGCTGGAGTGGGCTGAATTCGCCGGGAACTGCTACGGAACCCCCAAGCAACCTGTCTTGGAGAGGCTTGAGTCGGGTACTCCTGTTTTGCTGGAAATCGAACTTGAGGGTGCTCGTCAGGTGCGCGGCAGCTTTCCTCAAGCCCTGCAGATCTTTCTTGCACCGCCAAGTTTTGCAGAGCTCGAACAAAGGATCCGTGGCCGCGGCACGGAAGAGGAAGCCGCGATTGCCAGACGTCTGGATCGTGCGAAGACTGAACTCAAAGCCCAGCAGGAATTTGACGCTGTTGTCATCAACGATGACCTCCAAACCGCTCTTGACGAGCTTGAGCGGTTAATGGGGCTGGCCGCAGCTTGA